Genomic window (Candidatus Zixiibacteriota bacterium):
CATCATGCACCACCTGATGCAGCGGCTGCCGGATCCGACGGCCACGGTCGCCCTGGTCGGATTCATGGCGGCCGGCACCAGGGGACGGCAACTGGCCGAGGGCGCTGCCGAGATCAGCATCCATAAACAAACTGTCAAAGTACACGCCGGGGTGGTTCATTTCCACGGTTTATCCGGCCACGCAGATTTCTATGAAATCTTGCACTGGCTGGAGCCGGTGAAAACACCGCCGCGCATGGTGTTTGTGACGCATGGCGAGTCCGATCAGGCCGAGGGCATGGCGGCTCACCTGAGAGATGATCGCGGCTGGCGGTGCCATATACCACGCCTTGGCGAAACGGTCGAATTGACATAGTAACGGAAGCCTGATATGTCCTTCAATCCCACGCGAAAAGAAAAGCAAGCAGTAAACGTCCTCAAGAAATCCAAAGCCTACCGCCTGGCGTACAAAGACCCGGATTTCCTGGACAGCCCGTACGCCCGGCCGGCGCGCCTTCAGCTTGAATTACTCAAGGCCGAGTTTGGCC
Coding sequences:
- a CDS encoding MBL fold metallo-hydrolase RNA specificity domain-containing protein — encoded protein: IMHHLMQRLPDPTATVALVGFMAAGTRGRQLAEGAAEISIHKQTVKVHAGVVHFHGLSGHADFYEILHWLEPVKTPPRMVFVTHGESDQAEGMAAHLRDDRGWRCHIPRLGETVELT